The Oncorhynchus mykiss isolate Arlee chromosome 14, USDA_OmykA_1.1, whole genome shotgun sequence genome segment TCATTTGAATGATGGCAGCTATATGCTTCCATAAACAGTAGGCCCCCACACTAGTGCTGGGGAGTCGTGAACCATATGCAGTTCAACTAGTAGGTTATCTATATTTAGGAGTAGCTTGGTGGACGTTTAACTATATTTAGCAGTAGCTTGGTGGGTGTTGAACTAAATTCTGATCTaagtagtgttttcagtagttcactactgttttaccatgtagcggtgtagctaactactggaactacacactactgttttaccatgtagctaactactggaactacacactactgttttaccatgtagctaactactggaactacacactactgttttaccatgtagctaactactggaactacacactactgttttaccatgtagctaactactgaaactacacactactgttttaccatgtagctaactactgaaactacacactactgttttaccatgtagcggtgtagctaactactggaactacacactactgttttaccatgtagctaactactagaactactcaCTACAGGTTTAGCAAAAACAAAAGAGATGGGTGAAGTAGGCAGTCATTTTTTCGCCACCAGACCATCCTAATTCTGACTTGAAACATTTGTTGTTGTGTTTAATAGGCTGagttacacattctgttaacatctgactcccCGATTaatctgttcttgcaatttgtattCTATGACATTTTAAATTTAGATATGATAATTTATCAGGAAGTAGTTTTGATGTATTGAACTACTTTTTTAAAGTAACTTTAGTTCAGTAAACTATATTTATCTTAAAAGTAGGTTTAGTGTAGCTTAACGTCTTCCAGTAGCTTGGTAAACAAtcttttcagagtagcttccacAACACTGTGTTAAAAAAATCATTGTTGTTAGCTTCCTGTTTCCTAAATGGTGCAATACATTACTCCTAGAAACATCTGATCAATTTAATTACAACCTCAGAGGAGCTTTTGTGTATGTGGGTGAAAACACAAGACCTTAAGGAAAAACTGTTATAGAGTATACTGGATTTTTGTCTCCAAGGTATGCAAGCACGGTAGTTCAGGTTGAtcatgcttctctctctctatcccacctctcCAGCTAAACAAACTAAATCTGATGAAAAGTGTACTATTATAAATGACCCTGTTGTTTACTTTTAAAAGATATCGCTTCTGTACTTCAGAGGGCCACTGCCAGCACTGCCATGCCCCTCTTTCTTCACTGCTCCAGCTAAACAAAAAGTCTAACCTAACCaaaacacattaacatcaacacaaTGACAACTGTTATTTACTATCTTCAAGGTAGTTCAGAGGTCCACTGCTACTATGCaaagctttttctctctctcactccacttCTCCAGCTAAATAAACAGTCTCAGCAGTCCCAGACGTAGCAGGGTGGAGGGGCCTCCATTCCCGGCCCCTGATTGGACCACAGGCCCCTGAATGGCTCCATTGAGCACCACAGGAAGAATTTGgggagactctctctctctctccctctacctgcctctgtctctctctctacttctccctctttccctcgctctctacctctatctgcttctctctctctctacttctccctctctccctctatcggcctctctcgctccctctcaacttctcactctctctgtctctctctctacttctgcctctttccctcgctctctacctctatctgcttctctctctctctacttctccctctctccctcgctctctccctctatcggcctctctcgctccctctcaacttctcactctctccctctttcccttgctctctctctctctctctctctacttctccctctctctatttctttctttcattctcttttGGTCAGTAGAGGAATGTGTGTGATTTGGCTAAACAACTGACCACTCATTTCGCAGTCACGCAGCAaacctccttctccctccctccctccctccttctctctctacccccttcttTCATTTTCATGTCTTTCACTCCTTGTTGCGTTCCCTGTTGTACTGTGGTTGTGAACCTTGTGAACTGTTAATCCTGCGGTCAGTCAGTCGGTGGGTTCATTGGTCTGTACATCACAGGAGCCATGGTGGCAGTAAACGGATCAGGGGAGAAGTGGCGGCTGGTATTATTGGGGGCTCTCCTCATCTGTGGGTTAATCCTGGAGTTTGGTAAGTGACTTTATTTCCTCTCTGTGTGGCTGTGGATCATGTGCATTCCTAAACATACACTAGGCTAGTGAGGTGCAGGAGGAGATTAGTAGATGGTTGCATTACTCTGACTTATTGTGAACTTTGATGGCATTTCTTGAGTTAGTTACATTTACTTTGATTTCAcctcatgctgtctgtctgtgtagtaaaTTCCTTTTGGAGGAACTTCCTGTTATTGCCCAAGTATGGTTACCAATGGCATACTGCAATGTTTTAATCTAACATCAAATCAACATTAGACTCTTCATGTGTTTATTTGTTCCATTGACCTGGAACATACTGTGACTATGGTTAAGTGTATTTCAAAGAATAGAAATTCAATATTGGACACTTGCTTTGCAGGACAGTGCCAGCAGGATGAGCAGGAGGGACGGACCACCCCGCCAGACCGTAAGCCCAAATCCAGTAAGGGTAAACCAGTGAGGGGAGCAGGTAAAGCCACAACCAAACCCAAACCCAGGGCTAAAGCAACACCGTCTCCCCCACCTGTTCACCTGACACAGGTAAGGTTGAAGACATTTCAAATAATTCGCGAGAGAATGCCTTGTTTTGTGTTTTCATAATCTTCAAGCTGCCATGACAGATTGGCATCTTCATAAAAATCTCTACATATACATAGTGTCCATTAAAGATAAGCATTATGAACACAAATCAAAAAAACACTTGCATGTTTGAGATATTTGACACAATCAACAGATGTTGGTGGAGCAAATGTCTACTAATAATTACCAATTACAAACATTCTCTGACGAAGCTTGAACAACACATAAGCTTGAACAACACATAAGCTTTGAACAACACATAAGCTTTGAACAACACATAAGCTTGAACAACACATAAGCTTGAACAACACATTAGCTTGAACAACACATACGCTTGAACAACACATAAGCTTTGAACAACACATAAGCTTTGAACAACACATAAGCTTTGAACAACACATAAGCTTGAACAACACATAAGCTTGAACAACACATAAGCTTGAACAACACATAAGCTTGAACAACACATAAGCTTGAACAACACATAAGCTTTGAACAACACATAAGCTTGAACAACACATAAGCTTTGAACAACACATAAGCTTGAACAACACATAAGCTTGAACAACACATAAGCTTGAACAACACATAAGCTTTGAACAACACATAAGCTTTGAACAACACATAAGCTTTGAACAACACATAAGCTTGAACAACACATACGCTTGAACAACACATAAGCTTGAACAACACATAAGCTTTGAACAACACATAAGCTTTGAACAACACATAAGCTTTGAACAACACATAAGCTTGAACAACACATAAGCTTGAACAACACATAAGCTTGAACAACACATAAGCTTGAACAACACATAAGCTTTGAACAACACATAAGCTTGAACAACACATAAGCTTGAACAACACATAAGCTTGAACAACACATAAGCTTGAACAACACATAAGCTTGAACAACACATAAGCTTTGAACAACACATACGCTTGAACAACACATAAGCTTGAACAACACATAAGCTTGAACAACACATAAGCTTGAACAACACATAAGCTTGAACAACACATAAGCTTGAACAACACATAAGCTTTGAACAACACATACGCTTGAACAACACATAAGCTTGAACAACACATAAGCTTGAACAACACATAAGCTTGAACAACACATAAGCTTGAACAACACATAAGCTTTGAACAACACATAAGCTTGAACAACACATAAGCTTGAACAACACATACGCTTTGAACAACACATAAGCTTGAACAACACATAAGCTTGAACAACACATAAGCTTGGACAACACATAAGCTTTGAACAACACATAAGCTTGAACAACACATACGCTTTGAACAACACATAAGCTTTGAACAACACATAAGCTTGAACAACACATAAGCTTGAACAACACATAAGCTTGGACAACACATAAGCTTGAACAACACATAAGCTTGAACAACACATAAGCTTTGAACAACACATAAGCTTTGAACAACACATAAGCTTTGAACAACACATAAGCTTGAACAACACATAAGTGATACTAGAGAAAAGCAGTGTGAGGGCTTCTCTTTTGTTTTAACATAACGATCACTAAAGGTAACCATGTTTCTCCTCCCTGGTTTATACCATAGGTGGTGAACAAGGGGAAGTTCCAGCGTGTTGCCGACAGTCTGAGCATCCGGTCGGGTGACACCCTGGAGCTGAGGTGTAAAGGGAACCCTGTTGAGTGGGGCGTTCCTGTTTACCTGGAGGAGGACGACGAGGGGAGACTCAGGTGAGactccaggggggggggggccttgatGATGTGATGGGACAGGGTGCCATGGAAACAGGCCTCCGCGGCAACAAGGGCTCACTAGAAAAAGTGACCTGTCTCAATGTTGACTTGCCTGTATAAAACTTAGATAATTAAAACATCTTGCCAGGATAGTCCAATGTTAGTTGCTGAGTCATCGAATCAAACTTCACTTGTGACATGCGACCTTACTGTGACATTCTgacttgcaagcccttaacccactgttcagttcaagaaagagtttaagaaaatatttaccaaataactTAAGTCAAACACAATAAAAaagccggtaccccctgtatatagcctccacactgactctataccggtactggtacagattcaatgtggaggctatatacagggggtactggtacagagtcaatgtggagggaatatacagggggtaccggtacagagtcaatgtggagactatatacaggggtaccggtacagagtcagtgtggaggctatatacagggggtaccggtaccgagccagtgtggaggctatatacagggggtaccggtaccgagtcagtgtggaggctatatacagggggtaccggtaccgagtcagtgtgcgggggtacgggttagtcgaggtcattttgtacatgtaggtaggggtgaagtgactatgtatGGATAATAACAGTGAGTGACAGAGGTATAAAAACAATTGGAGGggtgtggggtgggggtggggggggggggggggggggggagtcattgtaaatagtctgggtggctattggattcattgttcagcagtcttatggcttggggggtagaagctgttaaggaatcttttggtcctagacttagcGTTCCGGTACcgctatgacttgggtgactggaatctCTGACAagtttttgggctttcctctgacaccgccgaGTATATAaatcctggatagcaggaagcttgttcccagtgatgtactaggccgtatGCACTAGGCCCTCTGTGGCGCCTTGCGGTACGAGACCGAGGAGTTGCCTTCCCAGGcgatgatgcaaccagtcaggatgctctcgatggtgcagctgtataactttttgaagatctggggacccatgacaaatcttttcagtctcctgagggggaaaatgtgttatcgtgccctcttcactactgtcttgctgtgtttggaccatgacgtaatgtggacaccaaggaacttgaaaaacTCGTCcccctccactacagccctgtcgatgttaatgggggcctgttcggcccgccttttcctgtagtccacaatcagctcctaaGTCTTGCTCACCTTGAGGGAAaagttgttgtcttggcaccacactgccaggtctctgacctctctataggctgtcttatcattgtcggtgatcaggcctacagctcttgtgtcgtcagcaaacttaatgatggtgttggagtcgcgcGTGACCATGCAGTCGGGGTGAAAattgagtacaggaggggactaagcacgcacccctgaggggcccccgtgttgaggatcagcatggcagacatgttgttgtctacccttaccacctgtgggtGGCCCGTctggaagttcaggatccagttgcagggggaggtgtttagtcccagggtccttagcgtaGTGATGAgctgtgggcactatggtgttgaacgctgagttgtagtcacttgtagatgaagccgatgactgaggtggtatgctCCTCAATGCcgttggatgaatcccggaacattttccagtctgtgctagcagaaGAGTTCTATAGCATAGAAttcacgtcatctgaccacttccgtagtgagcgagtcactggtacttcctgctttagtttttgcttgtaagcaggaatcagcagGCCCATTCCCAAGAAAGCAGTGTATCCTTCGCGttggactcgttaaagaaaaaatctttgtgcGCATCTGGTGTGAGGGACTCATTTCTCATCTCTTTGTTTGTATAGAGATGCTGTATGTAGGCCTGTGTGGCTCTGGTGTGAGGGACTCATTTCTCATCTCTTTGTTTGTAAAGAGATGCTGTATGTAGGCCTGTGTGGCTCTGGTGTGAGGGACTCATTTCTCATCTCTTTGTTTGTAAAGAGATGCTGTATGTAGGCCTGTGTGGCTCTGGTGTGAGGGACTCATTTCTCATCTCTTTGTTTGTATAGAGATGCTGTATGTAGGCCTGTGTGGCTCTGGTGTGAGGGACTCATTTCTCATCTCTTTGTTTGTAAAGAGATGCTGTATGTAGGCCTGTGTGGCTCTGGTGTGAGGGACTCATTTCTCATCTCTTTGTTTGTAAAGAGATGCTGTATGTAGGCCTGTGTGGCTCTGGTGTGAGGGACTCATTTCTCATCTCTTTGTTTGTAAAGAGATGCTGTATGTAGGCCTGTGTGGCTCTGGTGTGAGGGACTCATTTCTCATCTCTTTGTTTGTAAAGAGATGCTGTATGTAGGCCTGTGTGGCTCTGGTGTGAGGGACTCATTTCTCATCTCTTTGTTTGTAAAGAGATGCTGTATGTAGGCCTGTGTGGCTCTGGTGTGAGGGACTCATTTCTCATCTCTTTGTTTGTAAAGAGATGCTGTATGTAGGCCTGTGTGGCTCTGGTGTGAGGGACTCATTTCTCATCTCTTTGTTTGTAAAGAGATGCTGTATGTAGGCCTGTGTGGCTCTGGTGTGAGGGACTCATTTCTAATCTCTTTGTTTGTAAAGAGATGCTGTATGTAGGCCTGTGTGGCTCTGGTGTGAGGGACTCATTTCTCATCTCTTTGTTTGTAAAGAGATGCTGTATGTAGGCCTGTGTGGCTCTGGTGTGAGGGACTCATTTCTAATCTCTTTGTTTGTAAAGAGATGCTGTATGTAGGCCTGTGTGGCTCTGGTGTGAGGGACTCATTTCTCATCTCTTTGTTTGTAAAGAGATGCTGTATGTAGGCCTGTGTGGCTCTGGTGTGAGGGACTCATTTCTCATCTCTTTGTTTGTAAAGAGATGCTGTATGTAGGCCTGTGTGGCTCTGGTGTGAGGGACTCATTTCTCATCTCTTTGTTTGTATAGAGATGCTGTATGTAGGCCTGTGTGGCTCTGGTGTGAGGGACTCATTTCTCATCTCTTTGTTTGTAAAGAGATGCTGTATGTAGGCCTGTGTGGCTCTGGTGTGAGGGACTCATTTCTAATCTCTTTGTTTGTAAAGAGATGCTGTATGTAGGCCTGTGTGGCTCTGGTGTGAGGGACTCATTTCTCATCTCTTTGTTTGTAAAGATATGCTGTATGTAGGCCTGTGTGGCTCTGGTGTGAGGGACTCATTTCTAATCTCTTTGTTTGTAAAGAGATGCTGTATGTAGGCCTGTGTGGCTCTGGTGTGAGGGACTCATTTCTCATCTCTTTGTTTGTATAGAGATGCTGTATGTAGGCCTGTGTGGCTCTGGTGTGAGGGACTCATTTCTAATCTCTTTGTTTGTAAAGAGATGCTGTATGTAGGCCTGTGTGGCTCTGGTGTGAGGGACTCATTTCTCATCTCTTTGTTTGTATAGAGATGCTGTATGTAGGCCTGTGTGGCTCTGGTGTGAGGGACTCATTTCTCATCTCTTTGTTTGTATAGAGATGCTGTATGTAGGCCTGTGTGGCTCTGGTGTGAGGGACTCATTTCTCATCTCTTTGTTTGTAAAGAGATGCTGTATGTAGGCCTGTGTGGCTCTGGTGTGAGGGACTCATTTCTCATCTCTTTGTTTGTAAAGAGATGCTGTATGTAGGCCTGTGTGGCTCTGGTGTGAGGGACTCATTTCTCATCTCTTTGTTTGTAAAGAGATGCTGTATGTAGGCCTGTGTGGCTCTGGTGTGAGGGACTCATTTCTCATCTCTTTGTTTGTAAAGAGATGCTGTATGTAGGCCTGTGTGGCTCTGGTGTGAGGGACTCATTTCTCATCTCTTTGTTTGTAAAGAGATGCTGTATGTAGTCCTGTGTGGCTCTGGTGTGAGGGACTCTTGTTTCTTTGTGTTCGTACAGGACGGTGCAGCATGTCCGGTATGGCACCCTGACCCTATCCAACTCTACAGGAGCGGACACTGGAGAATACACCTGCTTCCCCATGTACTGTGAAGACAGGGACTGCAGGAAGGTGTACGACAAGGCTGTCAAAGTCTTTGTCTTCTTCCCTGGTACTAAGTCCCGGCCTCCTGACATAGGAGTTGTTACCATGGCTACGCCCCATAAGGCACCCTAGTttccatgtagtgcactacatttgaccagggccaaaaTACCCATTCTTTGTCCAAAGAAATGCATTTACATTGGGGTTGGAATTAGGATGAACTGACATAAGCCAGTGTCCAGGACCaggtcccaaatagcaccctgttccctatatagtgcggtACGTTTGATCAGGGACCCATATGGTTCTGTTAAAAAAATAGTGcaatatataggaaatagggcatCATATGAGCCGCACAGTATAACAGTTGTCTGCCCCTCCCCCCAGACCCACAGGAGCTGTTtgtcccctcttcctcctactaTGAGGTCATCCAGCTGAGGACCAATTGGCCAACAGTCCTCCCCTGTCAGGTGACATCACCTGACGCCAAGGTGAGTTCAGAACAGATCTGGTGGGATTAGATAAGATAATACAGAATTACCTCTTTGAAAGTACATTTttccttttcatttttttaactTAACAGTTATAGAGGTTTATAATGCATTGGGACACAGTTATAATGCATTACAAGCCTTGTCATAAGCACATAGTGCCTATCCTATTTGACTATTTTCTCATAATGTGCTACAATTTATGTGGGGAAATACAGAAAAATCCTATTGCTGTAGCTGTACTATACTACCGGGTCTACACGCCAGGTAAGGTCCTCGGGACTGAGCTAAACATAACACaggtttttatttaactaggcaagtcagttaagaacaaattcttatttacaatgatggcctatcccggccaaaccctaacccggacgacgctgggccaattgtgcgcgccaccctatgggactcccaatcacagccggttgtgatacagcccgggatcaaaccagggtctgtagtgacgcctctaacactgagatgcagtgccttagaccgctgcaacaCACTGGAGGCCCAGAGAGGAGGTTCTTTACATCAAGGCGAGGAGCATGGGAATCAGACAAACATATcaggaaattaattaattaacaaCTGTTTATTTTTGTACCGCCTGCTTCCAGCTCAcactccagatcccaatcacctgaattgtgatcacctgttcacacacctgtatgtcgtCATcgcacactatttagttcagttctttacACCCCGTCACTGTGGTGTTTTGTGACGTTGTCATGACCGCTGTCTTTCCTTTACGCCTCCCGTAGTAGTCAAATGACCTCGAGGCCTCATGGGTGGATTCACATTTTTCAGAATTAATAAACATTATTAATTTGTTTAAATGCGAAAATCCActgtttctatgtcaaatggtttttgttatatttcagtcatctgtgatgtatataaaatgtaatattgggatgtaaactcaaaatgtaatacatttcatctctatatctgacatggtactgGTGTCTTCTTCTTGTGTGTGcctataaccatgtgtgtgaggtgtaatacttttgtttcaaagtagttgttgttttgtttaagaCCCTGAACCCTGAACTTTTTATAGTTAAGTCTATTTTAGTGATTTTATTTACGTTtgaaacttaagtatatttaaaaccaaatactttttgacttttactcaagtagtattttactgggtgacttttacttttaggTCATTTTCTACTAAGGTTTCTTTTACTTAAGTCTGACGATTGGATACTTTTTCCCACCACTGCCTAATATGGACACTATAGTCAAGAATATGGTATCCACTCACTCTAAAATAATTAACGCACCTGGTCATCCTTAGGTGTCTCTGCACCGGGAGTTTCCCCCGGTAGAGGTGGCGGTGGACGGAGCGGAGATCACGTTTAACGTTAAACAGGGATTCACTATCCACCGGCCCAAGCTGCACCATGCCGGGGAGCTGTACTGCGTTGCCAGCCTTGGAAACCTCAGGCAGAGCTCCATCAAGTACATGCTCATATACGTCAACTGTAAGTCCGTGGATTCGTACCTTAAACAACAGCTAGCCTCTTCTCCAGGGCGTAGCCGACTCATAGAGTTCAAATGACCAGTGCGGACATTCCTTGTCAACGTTCCTTGATGGGTGGACTGGCAGACATATTGACTGTTGTATATTAAATAGAATTGTATTAGTCACACGCACTGAATagaacaggtgtttcaccttacagtgaaatgcgtaTTTActaacccttaaccaacaatgcagttttaagaaaataccccccccccacccccccccccaaaaaaaagagataacaacaaataattaaagagcagcagtaaataacaatagcagggctatatacagggggtaccggtacagagtcaatgtggaggctatatacagggggtaccggtacagagtcaatgtggagactatatacagggggtaccggtacagagtcaatgtggaggctatatacagggggtaccggtacagagtcaatgtggagactatatacatggggtaccggtacagagtcaatgtggaagctatatacaggggtaccggtacagagtcaatgtggaggctacatacagggggtaccggtacagagtcaa includes the following:
- the LOC110489195 gene encoding platelet-derived growth factor receptor-like protein, which encodes MVAVNGSGEKWRLVLLGALLICGLILEFGQCQQDEQEGRTTPPDRKPKSSKGKPVRGAGKATTKPKPRAKATPSPPPVHLTQVVNKGKFQRVADSLSIRSGDTLELRCKGNPVEWGVPVYLEEDDEGRLRTVQHVRYGTLTLSNSTGADTGEYTCFPMYCEDRDCRKVYDKAVKVFVFFPDPQELFVPSSSYYEVIQLRTNWPTVLPCQVTSPDAKVSLHREFPPVEVAVDGAEITFNVKQGFTIHRPKLHHAGELYCVASLGNLRQSSIKYMLIYVNYPVAPPTPVIQASSNSVAIGQNLQVTCTVIGEQDVVIDFTWEYPGQQIGRPLYTQDSVHPDGGDLGRQQSQTVLLVDEVREVDGGTYTCTAQNLQGSRTISTTIKVLAAAAKDKVKVKPKPKKP